The Oryza brachyantha chromosome 6, ObraRS2, whole genome shotgun sequence region AGTCTGTCATGTACATGATACAACTGTACATACCAGGATTGTACTATTATACATTTCCTTTTACTCTCGGATGTTCTATTTAAAATGAGAAGTATTGTATTCGAAATATGAATGAAGGATATTTGTGTTTGAAATGTTAATTAGAACTAGTTTCTTGGTTGGTGTTTAGTAATATTGCTATGTCACATCTATTTCTCGACATATGTAGGTAGGTGATCTGGTGGTACTTGATATATTAGCAGAAAGTATTACCAGTGACGGCTCTAAAGGTGAAAAAATACCTTCAGCTGAGAGTAAAGGTTTGTCATTTATTCACGCACATGTTCTATAAGTTTTTTCATAACTTTGTTTGGTGCATTATGACTAGCACTGTTGATGGGGAGGGTATTTGGTAACCCATATCCATATCCATACCCAATTTTACCCATAtccattttttaagaaaattaccCATACATAAACTAAATGTGTATTACCCAATGGGTATGGTTAACCAATGAGTAAGAGAgatatgtgggtcccacatgtagaaattgatcaaaatttgcacaaagttgctcttatacataaataaatcatcccaccagatttcagtcaaatttgattttttttttagtgtgAACgtgagtttaaaaattttaaggccaagtttatacatactaaATGGGTATGAATAAAGCAGATAAAATGAGTAATACCCTCCTCATACTCTACCCAAATGACATGGGTATAGGTATGGGGGTGGGTAATGAACAACCCGTGGCAAGTCTAATTATGACTTGTCAGCAAAAtgatatgctaatgatatatCTCAGAAGTATCTGTTCTATCGTAGTGCCCAGATGCTTAGTGATGTGGCATTAACTCCACATGCCTGTGGACTTATGTTTGGTGTGCCAGATGGTGTGCGGACAACTGCTTGCTTTTCCTGTTATTTACAAACGAGagtgatatatttttcttttgtgttgtCATGCTCATACATATTTACTATGATTCACAGGTTTCCACTTGGACACCGAGGAAAATAATAACCTTGTTCCTGGTTTTCTTGGTTCGCTAATTGGTATTCGTCCTGGTGAGACTAGATCATTTCCTCTTCAGTTCCCTGAGTCCTTTGAACAAGAAAGTCTGCAAGGTGTCCGTGCTCAATTTACCGTGAGTGTAACTTACTAACTTCCCAAGGACCACATTTGTAGATATATTGTGCCTATATCGCACAACTTCATGAACAATATGGAATTACTTTCTAtcagtataatttttatatggcaAACCTAGacatgtttatttatttttggagttataaaatatttaattgctCTCCACAGTGACATAGATTTTTGTTCCAAACTTCCACTCTAAGGTTATTACCATGATTTTCGTTCTCATCTTCACTAATTCTGTAGGTTGTGTGCAAAGAGCTCTTCTACAGAGAGTTGCCAGAATTGGATGACTCACTTGCTGGAAAGCTCCTTCCAGGATGCACTACCATGGATCAGGTTCAACCCTACCGTAGTAGACTAGTGTTTCTCATCACTTGTGTTATTCATCGAAGCCCTCATTCTGGGATGTGTTCTAGTTGAACATGCTTATTTGCATGCTACTACTGGATGATCTTAGTTCTTTGtccatcataaaaaatattagctgTATACTTTATAGTGTGTTTCAATAACGATTTATCCCTCCTGATCATTACAGGTTCAAGAACGCATTTTGCAAAGATGTAAAGAAGTTGAGAAAACAGCGATAGAACAAGCAACAGATAATGCAATCCTTGATCAGCTGGGAAAGGTAGTGTTCTTGACAAAGGCTTTGAGTTATgaatttctgattttttttttttggtgggtgggtgggtgggggtGGTCATTGTATGCCTTGCTAGTTTCAGTTgtcaatttgttttgtgttttatCCAAATACCCTGTAGGCATGCACTAATTTTTTACTTGGTTTGTATAGTTAGTTGAGGTTGATGTTCCACGTGCCCTATTTCAAGAACAAGGCCAGCAGTTGTATGGAGCTAAACTTCTACAACTACAGGTACTGAGCAATTGTCTAACTGTTACCTCTTTTTTCATCCTTTCTCAATGTAGATTTATTAATTCTTGCAGGCAGAAAGGAAGCTAGATAAGGACCAGCTGGCATCCCTTTCAAGCCAAAAGTCAGTTCAGGATTACCTAGAAAGTGAGAGAGAGAACATTAATAGAATCATAAAACAAATGTTGGCTGTTGGTGAAATATTCAAGGCTGAAAATTTACAGGTATAATATATACACGTGATTTATGTCTATGATTTGTGATGTAAACTTGGAACCTCTATGATTTGGATTTCAATCATTATAtccatttattaataatatatggtTTTGCAGTATTCGACCGAGCAACTTGTCAAGGAAGTTGAGAACTCTATAGAAGAGTTCAAACGTTATAATCAAGACTATGATGAGGGGAACATCAAGCAGCAGGTTTTTTATTGCTTCCTCTGATATTTCCGGTTCTGAATACCTTCAATGGAGTGCGGCATTTTCTCTTGATCTTGTCGTGGCAACTTTAAGAACTGCTAAAAATATCAGATGAACCACCATTAGCGGGTgtatgtttataagcataatacCAAGCTAAGGTAATTATATGCACCACGTTGTCGCTTCCACAACGGGAAGTCCTAATCTGTATGTCGTTGTGTTGGGTGTTGAACCATGCAGGTTCAGGATGTTCTAGAGGCAGCAAAGGTGCTTGAATGGCTCAAGGAGAACTGCAAAATTGAGTACATCAGACGATGAGTCAAAAATGTTATAGCCTGTCTGAATTGTCGAAGACAGCTGGCGGTGCAAATTTTTGCGGAGCTACCTTGGTTCTACTCGTACAGTTAGACTGAATGAAGGCCTGAAGGGTTTTTGCCTGCCAATGCAATATagagtttgttttttgtttatagccaaaaagaaaaggaaatattaCACAGATTGTAAACTTCATCCAAATTCTTTGTGTTATACATCTATAAATTGAACATgctacatataattaattccCCATGATAAGTTGATCATAAATGATGCGTTCTACTTGTTCATCGCGGCTTAAGCCCCATTTGCCTAGCTTCCTCTGTTTGGTTTTGTATGTCATCCTGACAGTTTGTAAGACACTGTTCACTCATGTTTTCGTTTCTTCCGGATTGGAAATGCAGGATGCTGATTGCTGACTGCTAAGCTTTTCAAGCAAAAAAGGGAGGacggtaaaaagaaaaacatagagCTAATCATTTACACATGGTAGTTTCTGCATTTATGATGCAAAATAGCTACAGCCGATTAGAACAACCGCGGTATCGGTTTGATGTGGTTCTCATTTTACTGTAGACATGGCCTGGTTGCCTGAAAGCTGAAACGAGGCCTTTACCGATGAGACATTTATGAAATGATGGTCCAGCCATCCTCGTGTCAAAGACAAACTAGAATCTGATCCAGCAATCCAAATACGGTGATCAAAAGGTATTAGATTGTTTAACATAGACTAAGGatatatccaaaaattatcTTTGTCACTTTAATGGTCAattcttttatctttattgATTAGATTCCCTTTTCTAAGTAGCTAATAAttgaaatgattaaaatcatGAGAATAAGTGTATAAATGTTTATGgtatggtataaaatttgagtcctactgtatttatattttgggacggacatactagttttttttcaagtaAGAATATATTGCAGCAGTATAGTAGTACAAATATGGAAGAGTATTATATTATCTTTCAATGAACCCTGGTGAAGACGGTGATCGGTGTGAATATaactataatttatatactatttaactatttttaaaaataaattataaaaataaaccagTTTAAAAactagtttaaaaaataagtcctCTGCTCCACGCCATCCCTGATGGCACGGAGATCATTATCTTCGTGCGATTGGCATGAAGGTCCCTGCCTTCTCGATGGGCCACATTGAGTCAACGACGGCTACGCCGAGCCCTAGCACGGAGATGAAGGACCACCGCATATTTAGGGGTGGCGCggagatttttaaaataaattttgaggCAGATTTATTTTCACAATTTCTTCTAAAAAGAATCGAACAGCGTAAATTTCGGAATATAACTTCACCTACGATCACAGTTTCCCGACACGTGGGACCATCAAGCATTGATAAGACATATGATCTACTGATCTGATGCgttatatgaaaataataatagagtGATATACCGGATATCCAGTCTTCTCgattgcttatatttataggaaTAGAtgacttattaataattacaaaataatttattagtaaaaattttatataagtgtgTTTCTCGTGATTAAAAtgaaatgtaaaaataaattatcataaaaaacattaagattgaatttaaaattaagttttaatattcaaatttttatcgTTTGCAAAACAATGGGGTTGCTAGAGCAAGATACCAAATTCTAACAACGAAGGTATACTATTTGAGAtgtgattctttttttaaaaattccgTTAAAGGGGCAATCATCTAGTTATTTCCTCAGTATCCATTAGTAAActttttaaactgctaaatagtatttcctgcaaaaaaaaattctatatagaagtaTAGTTGGCCAAATGGGCCAGGCACGTTGGGCCGGCACTAGCCCGACACGAAGAAGCCCGGCACTAAAATGGCCCGGCACGAAGCCCATAGTGCCAGTGCCGTGCCCCGTGCCTAGCCCAGTGCCGTGCCTAGGCCACATTCTCGGCCCGCGGCACTAGCAcggtgtcacacccggagtttcgtcccaagcctaaatcgtaaaaagaaatccgtaaataacaattggcttaattaactcaggaaaaatccctctcaaaggaattaattcaattaaatcgag contains the following coding sequences:
- the LOC102700807 gene encoding trigger factor-like protein TIG, Chloroplastic; amino-acid sequence: MELATATRARSCVSSRLAAPRRNCSFLPSSSSSPFAPLSTSASASRAQGRRLPVASAAVELREASSQGGDSVRVTETLQPGSSVKFSVEVPPSICQQCYETTLQEYSKRFKIPGFRPGKVVPENVLINYVGPKHVQDATIEAILRHTLPQALSSVEDRALEDSVRILTKFEDMADSFSLDNVFRYDVSVDVVPEVRWLSEDKYKNLKVVVEIDEIVDAEKAAEVELKRRHKALGLLRIVAERGLQVGDLVVLDILAESITSDGSKGEKIPSAESKGFHLDTEENNNLVPGFLGSLIGIRPGETRSFPLQFPESFEQESLQGVRAQFTVVCKELFYRELPELDDSLAGKLLPGCTTMDQVQERILQRCKEVEKTAIEQATDNAILDQLGKLVEVDVPRALFQEQGQQLYGAKLLQLQAERKLDKDQLASLSSQKSVQDYLESERENINRIIKQMLAVGEIFKAENLQYSTEQLVKEVENSIEEFKRYNQDYDEGNIKQQVQDVLEAAKVLEWLKENCKIEYIRR